In Candidatus Babeliales bacterium, the sequence AAAGTACACGAGCACTATCGTAAACAGTGCGTGCTGCAATTCCTATCTGGTCAAGAGAGGAGCCATATGCAATTAATCCATACCGTGAAACTAATCCGTATGTTGGCTTTAACCCAACAACACCACATAATGCTGCTGGCTGATTTACTGAACCACCAGTTTCTGAGCCGAGTGCCCAGGGTACTAAACCTGCGGCAACAGCTGCAATTGATCCGCCACTAGAACCACCAGGTACACGTGATACATCCCATGGATTATGTGTTTTTTGGAAAGCAGATGTTTCAGTAGAACTGCCCATAGCAAATTCATCCATATTAGCGCGACCAATAAGCAATGCACCAGCATTTTTGAGGCGTGCAATGACGGTTGCGTCATATGTTGCAACAAAATTTGCTAATATTCTTGATGCGCATGATGTAATGCGATCTTGTTGACAGATATTGTCTTTAATAAGTCCAGGAATACCAAAAAGTTCACCACTGGATGGATTAGTTTTTTCTAAAATTGATTCTTTATCAAATACTTCCAGTGCCGAACCAATAGCGCCATCAAAGGCTTCAAATCTTCTTAGGTAAAATTCAATAATTTCTTCGCGGGTAATTTCTTTTTTTGCGAGTTTTGCTTCTAACTCACGGATTGTTATGAATGGAGTTATGCTCATTATTTTCCTAAGTTAATTTTTATTGATTGTTTTCAATAATTACAGGAACAACGAAAAAGTCACCTTCACGTTCTGGTGCTTGTGCAAGAATGGGTTCTGGATTGCACTGTTGAATAGTATCATCTCTTTCAATGTTGCTGTTTTTTAATAGTGCAACATCAACATCTTTAGCAATATCTTGCACGCGTGCGGCATAACTGAGGACTGCTTCAAGATGTTTTTGAGCGTTGATTATTTCTGTTTCAGAAAGTTCAATATTTGATAGACGAGCAATTTTTTCAACTTCTTCTCGTGTGATAATAGATGACATAATTAATTCCTTGCAGGTGTTTAATTTTGCTGAAGTTTAATTCTAAACTGTCGGTGTTTTCCAATGTTCACTGCGAAATCTTCTGATATACCATATGCTCATTAATGCGTTGCCAAGATAAAATGAGCCGTATAAAAGAATAAGTTTTAACGCTTCATTGTCGCACTGCCATTGTGATAACAGGTAAGACACAGGAACAAAATAACAAAAACAGGTAATGAGTCGTACGACCATTACGATGCGAACATTGCCTGCACCACGTAGCGCTCCAGACAGGATCAATTGTACCAAATCAAAGATAATAAATATACTCAGGATTGGAAACGCTTGCATTGCTATTTCAGAAAAATCACCTTTTTTATCAAATATATTTATGATATATGCACGCTTATAAATAAAAAATCCGAGAATGATTGATACCATGCCAGAGGCTAAAAAGATGGTTTTTTTGATGTTGATTTTGACACTTTCCCAATTTTTTGTACCAACATCATTGCTGACTAAAAAGGTAATAATTTGAGCAAATGCTAGTGCTGGTAAAAATGCAAAACGTTCCATATCTTTGACTACACAAAATGCAGCAATGCCACCGGTTCCCATTGTTGCGACCATTTTTCCAAGCCATATGTAAGCCCCTGCCATAATTGCTTTATCAAGAACAACAGGCCATGATACTGCAAGTAAGTGTTTGACATAAGAAATATCTGTAAATCCAGAGAAAAGATTGATGCTATATTTAAGATTTTTTTTGTTAAAGAGTACATATCCAAGAGCAATGATCATCATGCTGCTATATTGTATCACCGTTGCGAGTGCAGATCCTTGCAGTCCCATGGCAGGGAATCCATATTTGCCAAAAATAAGTACATAATCAAAACAAACAAAAAGAATTGATCCGAAAATAAATATTTTCATTGGAGCGCGAGAGTTTTTAATGCCACGCAAAAATCCTACTAATGCAAGATAAATAAACATGCATAAAACACCAACAGCGCGCAATCGTAAAAAGGGAACACCGAGTGTTATCATTTCTTCTGAAACCCCGTACCATGTGTAAATAGTGTGCGCACCAAAGAAAAGTGCACTGCCAAATGTTATGCCCAATAATGTTGTTACCCAAAATGCATCGCGCAAAGTACGTCCTGCATTTTCAAATGAGTTTTGTCCATTAAATTGGCCACTGAGTACCGTGGTTCCAACTGAAAGCGCTTCGCCAACTTTAATAATGAAATGAAGAAGAGTATTGGTGACTCCAAGTGTTGCATACATATCGACTGATGAGAGGGATCCAACAAAAATAGCATCAAGCCAAAATGGCATGCCGTACAATAAGAAATTAGTGATGAATTCGGGTACAAAGTAGCGCAATAATGTGCCATACTGTTCACCTTTTTCAGCATTGTAAATATCATCTATGTAACGTGCGATAAAACTTCTTACCATGATTTTGCCCCATGCTCCGATTCTCTTCACACGGGGACCCCGGTAAAGAATGAATTTAGAGATTTTTTTTGTGGTTAATTTTTTTGTTTAAAGAAAACAAATTTTCTTTGTACCGTATCCAGTGTATAGACTATTTCTTTTTCGATAAAGGTTTCTTCTACTTTGTCAGGCGTCCATTGTTTTGATGCCCAATACACAAGGGTTGCATCTTTGTAAGGACTTGCTGGTCTAAATATGCGAACAAGTTCTTTTGGTTGCAGTGATGCGCGAGCAAAAAAATAATCAATATGGTGACTTGTGGTGCGTAAAAATGTGCGCCAATCAAATGGATATATAATAACGTTATCCAGTTCCAGTTCTTGAACAACATGTGCTAAAAATGATCTTTTTTTATTATTAACTTCAATGAGTATCATTTTTAGGTGTGGAAATAAGATTTTCAAGGGGAGGCCTGGAAATCCTGCTCCGGTACCAATATCTGCGGTTGAATGTATAGCAGAAAAGTCAATATGCTGTGCTAGAGCGAGTGAATCATCAAAATGGTACTGTATAATAGCTGCCACATCAGTGATGGCTGTTAAATTAAATTTCTCATTCCATTCAACTAAAAGCTCCAGATAGCGCTTTAATTTGTTTGCTTGGTCGGTTGAGAGGGTATATTTAGTGATGAGTTTGTCCAACTGAATATGTGTAAAGTTGCTCTCTAGATGATGCTTGTCCACTTTTCTTCCCATAAAATATATCTTTTTACTCTTTATCTATGGTACCATGATTAGGAGTAAAATACAATTTGTATTACCAATAAAGTGTGAATATGAAAAAAAACTATTGTGTTCATCTATTGCTATTATTGCTCATTTTTTCAAAGGTCGGAGCAGGTCCTCGGATAGCCTTTTTTTTTAGGCCACAGCCGTTGACTGATGCTGAAAAGATAAGTCAAAAGTTAAAAAAACCAGGAAAATTGGCTAAATATACCGCTAAAGGCATGGTACAAATGGTACAATCTGTCTCGGTAGAGGGGATTTTGGCTACGTATGGTGGGTACGTAACGGCGTCTAATTACAATGGTGAAATTAGTTTTCCAAGAAAACATCAGAAAGACGGAGTAGATATTCTTGTCACGTCAGAAATCACTCCCGTTCCTTTATTTGAAAACACAATTCTTAATTGGAATCGTGTGCTAGGTGTTCCTGCTAAAGTCTATTCATGTGAACAAAAATACGATGATAAAAGAAGTGAATATTATTGGGAAACACAAGAAGTTGCCTTGACAGAAGGAGTGGAAATTCCTCTTGCAACAATAATAATTATCGCAAAACCAAAAAACATTGAAATGAATATAGGAAGGAAGACAACAAATGGAACGGCAAATCTTGTTTTGCCGGATGTATATGTAAAAAAGGGAATTAATATTATAGAAAACAGTTCATATATGCTGACTATTCGTCATCTATTTAGGCCCGTCGAAACAGAAGAAAATCGTGAGCCTTTAAAAAATTTAACTCATATTATCGATTAAAAAGGAGCACCATTTTTTTAAACTATAAATACTGCTATACTTACCTAGTCCGACGAAGTTTTAACGAAGTCGGAGCGAGCATTATTCATAATGATTATTTAAAATAGTAATCACATTCTTTGGGGAACGTGATATGAAGTTACAAATTTCATTCGATCTTATTGATTTAGATAAAGCAATTGCTATCGGATCAGAGGTTGCTCAATATGCGGATATTATTGAAGTGGGAACAATTCTTATTTATCATCATGGCACTAAAGCTATAAAACGATTTAAGGAGGCATTTCCTGATAAAGTAATCCTTGCTGATACCAAAATTGTTGATCGAGGCAAGGAAGTAGTAGATCTTTTTGCTGACGCAGGAGCGGATTGGATTACCGTGATGGCTGGAACATCACATCATGTGATACATGCAACAACAACAGCAGCACATAGCGCCAACATCAAGGTAATGCTTGACTTAATAGATTCTGATTCTGTTGGACAATCGGCGCTTGAAGCAAAAAATCTTGGTGTTGATGCACTTCTTTTTCATCAGCCCTATAGCGAAACAGAATCGCTTGTCCTTCTTG encodes:
- a CDS encoding MATE family efflux transporter, with protein sequence MVRSFIARYIDDIYNAEKGEQYGTLLRYFVPEFITNFLLYGMPFWLDAIFVGSLSSVDMYATLGVTNTLLHFIIKVGEALSVGTTVLSGQFNGQNSFENAGRTLRDAFWVTTLLGITFGSALFFGAHTIYTWYGVSEEMITLGVPFLRLRAVGVLCMFIYLALVGFLRGIKNSRAPMKIFIFGSILFVCFDYVLIFGKYGFPAMGLQGSALATVIQYSSMMIIALGYVLFNKKNLKYSINLFSGFTDISYVKHLLAVSWPVVLDKAIMAGAYIWLGKMVATMGTGGIAAFCVVKDMERFAFLPALAFAQIITFLVSNDVGTKNWESVKINIKKTIFLASGMVSIILGFFIYKRAYIINIFDKKGDFSEIAMQAFPILSIFIIFDLVQLILSGALRGAGNVRIVMVVRLITCFCYFVPVSYLLSQWQCDNEALKLILLYGSFYLGNALMSIWYIRRFRSEHWKTPTV
- the rsmG gene encoding 16S rRNA (guanine(527)-N(7))-methyltransferase RsmG, which gives rise to MGRKVDKHHLESNFTHIQLDKLITKYTLSTDQANKLKRYLELLVEWNEKFNLTAITDVAAIIQYHFDDSLALAQHIDFSAIHSTADIGTGAGFPGLPLKILFPHLKMILIEVNNKKRSFLAHVVQELELDNVIIYPFDWRTFLRTTSHHIDYFFARASLQPKELVRIFRPASPYKDATLVYWASKQWTPDKVEETFIEKEIVYTLDTVQRKFVFFKQKN
- a CDS encoding orotidine 5'-phosphate decarboxylase / HUMPS family protein; translated protein: MKLQISFDLIDLDKAIAIGSEVAQYADIIEVGTILIYHHGTKAIKRFKEAFPDKVILADTKIVDRGKEVVDLFADAGADWITVMAGTSHHVIHATTTAAHSANIKVMLDLIDSDSVGQSALEAKNLGVDALLFHQPYSETESLVLLDKWDMIKGNTSLPIFVSAKINRDNVDKILALRPDVIIVGLSITDAEHSAQEAQYFAELVNRF
- a CDS encoding amidase family protein codes for the protein MSITPFITIRELEAKLAKKEITREEIIEFYLRRFEAFDGAIGSALEVFDKESILEKTNPSSGELFGIPGLIKDNICQQDRITSCASRILANFVATYDATVIARLKNAGALLIGRANMDEFAMGSSTETSAFQKTHNPWDVSRVPGGSSGGSIAAVAAGLVPWALGSETGGSVNQPAALCGVVGLKPTYGLVSRYGLIAYGSSLDQIGIAARTVYDSARVLSVIAGKDDKDASMQQVDKKDYTKNLTGTLPKNLRIGV
- the gatC gene encoding Asp-tRNA(Asn)/Glu-tRNA(Gln) amidotransferase subunit GatC; this translates as MSSIITREEVEKIARLSNIELSETEIINAQKHLEAVLSYAARVQDIAKDVDVALLKNSNIERDDTIQQCNPEPILAQAPEREGDFFVVPVIIENNQ